Proteins encoded in a region of the Micropterus dolomieu isolate WLL.071019.BEF.003 ecotype Adirondacks linkage group LG07, ASM2129224v1, whole genome shotgun sequence genome:
- the LOC123974033 gene encoding olfactory receptor 13C2-like, with the protein MDAALNVTYITLGGYVEVQKYRYLYFVIMFGVYILIICCNSTIVCLIVIHQNLHQPMYIFIAALLLNSVLFSTAIYPKLLIDFLSEKQIISYSACLFQCFLYYSLNGSEFLLLAAMAYDRYVSICKPLQYPTIMTKTTVSLLLILAWILPASHVAVPVVLNIKNKLCSFTLKGIYCNNSVNHLYCVSSSALSIYGVVVLLNVTLFPMVFILFTYTKILIITYRSCREVRKKAAQTCLPHLLVLMNYSFLLTYDIVIIRVESDFPTVRFVMTLQMIMYHPLFNPLMYGLKMKEISKHLKRLFSQIKVN; encoded by the exons ATGGACGCTGCATTAAATGTAACATATATAACTCTTGGTGGGTATGTGGAAGTGCAAAAATACagatatctttattttgttatcaTGTTTGGAGTATATATTCTGATAATCTGCTGTAATTCCACTATTGTGTGCCTCATCGTGATTCACCAAAACCTCCATCAGCCGATGTACATTTTCATTGCAGCTCTGTTACTCAACTCTGTTCTTTTCAGCACTGCCATCTACCCAAAACTTTTGATTGACTTTTTATCTGAAAAACAGATCATATCATATTCAGCCTGTCTCTTTcag tgttttctgtattaCTCTTTAAACGGTTCAGAATTCTTACTGTTGGCAGCCATGGCCTATGACCGGTATGTGTCTATATGTAAACCTCTGCAATATCCAACCATCATGACAAAAACAACTGTCAGTCTTTTGCTGATTTTAGCCTGGATTCTGCCTGCTTCTCACGTTGCAGTGCCAGTTGTactaaacattaaaaacaaactctgtAGCTTTACTTTAAAAGGTATTTATTGTAACAATTCAGTTAACCATCTTTACTGTGTCAGTTCAAGCGCATTATCTATATATGGTGTAGTTGTTCTATTGAATGTTACACTTTTTCCAATGGTCTTCATCCTTTTTACTTACACAAAGATACTTATAATTACCTATCGGAGTTGTAGAGAAGTCAGAAAGAAAGCTGCACAGACCTGTTTACCCCACCTGTTGGTTTTAATGAACTATTCTTTTTTGCTGACATATGATATTGTTATAATTAGAGTCGAATCTGATTTTCCAACTGTACGTTTTGTAATGACTTTGCAAATGATAATGTATCACCCTCTCTTTAATCCGCTCATGTATGGactaaaaatgaaagaaatttcTAAACACCTCAAAAGGTTGTTCAGTCAGATCAAAGTGAACTga
- the LOC123973920 gene encoding olfactory receptor 6N1-like — MDDEFNVTYITLVGYEELDKYRYFFVSIMFIVCILTVFFSLIIVCLIWIHKNLHEPMYIFIAALLVNSIAYCTAMYPELLMNFLSEKQIISYSACLLQCFLFYTLCASDFFLLAAMAYDRYVSICKPLQYPIIMRKSIVSIMVALSWLIPACQIAISLTMSAHMKICNLTLNAVFCNNSIYSLYCGTSKARDIFDTFALVSMALSPFIFILFTYTRILVIAYRSCKEVRRKAAQTCLPHVIVLLCFSCLCAYDIITVQLDLHSDLHPIMTLQAFLYFPLLHPVIYGLNMKEITKHLKKLFCRTKAI; from the coding sequence ATGGATGATGAATTCAATGTAACATATATAACTCTTGTTGGGTATGAGGAATTGGACAAATACaggtatttttttgtttctattaTGTTTATAGTATGTATTTTAACAGTCTTCTTTAGTCTCATCATTGTGTGCCTTATTTGGATACACAAAAACCTCCATGAGCCTATGTACATTTTCATTGCAGCGCTGCTAGTGAACTCTATTGCTTACTGCACTGCTATGTACCCAGAGTTGTTAATGAACTTTTTATCTGAAAAACAGATCATATCATACTCAGCCTGTCTCTtgcaatgttttcttttttacaccTTATGTGCTTCAGATTTCTTCCTGTTGGCAGCCATGGCCTATGACAGATATGTGTCTATATGTAAACCTCTGCAATATCCAATTATCATGAGAAAGTCCATTGTGAGTATTATGGTGGCTTTATCTTGGCTTATACCTGCTTGTCAGATTGCAATCTCTTTAACGATGAGTGCTCACATGAAAATCtgtaatttaactttaaatgcagttttttgtAACAATTCAATTTACAGTCTTTACTGCGGGACTTCAAAAGCACGGGATATATTTGATACGTTTGCTCTTGTAAGCATGGCACTTTCCCCTTTCATCTTCATACTTTTTACATACACTAGAATACTTGTAATAGCCTATCGAAGTTGTAAAGAAGTCAGGAGAAAAGCTGCACAGACCTGTTTACCCCACGTGATAGTTTTACTCTGCTtttcctgtttgtgtgcatatgatATCATTACTGTTCAACTGGATCTGCATTCTGATTTACATCCAATAATGACTTTACAggcatttttgtattttcctctcctccatcctGTCATATATGGACTAAATATGAAAGAAATCACAAAACACCTGAAGAAGTTGTTTTGTCGAACCAAAGCAATCTAA